The Streptomyces pratensis genomic interval CTCCGACAACGGGATTCCCTCTATCCACTCCGTCACGAGAACCTGATCGGACCGGTGGACCACACCCGGGATCACCACATCCGGATCGTTCTCGAACTCCGCCGCGTGCTCCTGCTGGGAAAGGGCCTCGAGCTCGTAGTCCAGCTCCTCGGACACCCGGTCGCGCAACTCCGTGATGAGCGGCTTGATATCCATCCCCGGCACCAGTGGGCCCAACAGCCTTGCGAAACGGCTGAGTTGGGTCAGATCCGACAGCAACGCCTCGCCGGCGCCCGGGTACTGCACCTTCACGGCGACATCGCGCCCGTCGTGCCACACGGCGCGGTGTACCTGTCCGATCGATGCCGCGGCAGAAGGACGGTCCTCGAACTCGTTGAACAGCTCACGCCAGTCCTCGCCCAACCGCTCCGCCAGCACCGCGTGGACGGTGCGGGTCGGCATGGGCGGGGCTGCCTCCTGAAGCTTGGTCAGCGCAGCCCGGTAGGGGCCCGCGACATCTTCCGGCAGAGCGGATTCGAAGACGGACAGCGCCTGCCCCAGCTTCATCGCACCGCCCTTCAACTCGCCAAGCACTTTGAAGAGCTGATCAGCCGTGCGCTGCTGGACCTCGCGTGCCACGATCTCGGCGGACTTCCCACCGATCCGCTTGCCCAGACCCCACGTGGCACGGCCGGCGAAGCCGAGCGGCAGAGCTGCCAGCTTCGCGGTACGGGTGACCGCCTTCCGGGGAAGATCAGACATGTGCCCCTCCAGTTCCCAGACTGCCGTGCCGCGTGACCATCCGGCCCCGCTCCGTCGACGGCGGTCACCCGGCCATTGTGTCCTGCGTGGCGCCGGCCGCGGAGGTGAGCTCCACCTCAGTGTGCCCGGCGGCACCGCAGGAGCAGTCGAGGTGTGGTCCCAGCTGCTCCGACCGCCAGTGCAGCAGTGGCATGGCGGCCTCCCACCGTGCCCCCGTACTGGCCGGGAGCTCTCCGTCGAGAAAGGACAGGGCGTGGGCCGCGGCGAGGCCGGCCACGGCCGTCGCGAGACCCAGATCACAGGCCTGCACGCAGGCACGCCGCCCGGACCGCCACTGCGCGAGCATCCTTGGCCACTGAGGATCCGCCTCCGCGCGGCGCAGCGCCAGGCAGCCCGCGCAGCCGGTGCCCCCGGGCAGGACCAACGG includes:
- a CDS encoding ABC1 kinase family protein — its product is MSDLPRKAVTRTAKLAALPLGFAGRATWGLGKRIGGKSAEIVAREVQQRTADQLFKVLGELKGGAMKLGQALSVFESALPEDVAGPYRAALTKLQEAAPPMPTRTVHAVLAERLGEDWRELFNEFEDRPSAAASIGQVHRAVWHDGRDVAVKVQYPGAGEALLSDLTQLSRFARLLGPLVPGMDIKPLITELRDRVSEELDYELEALSQQEHAAEFENDPDVVIPGVVHRSDQVLVTEWIEGIPLSEVISDGTAEQRDRAGQLLARFLFSGPARTGLLHADPHPGNFRLLPPAEVPASDIEEQEGDATLWRLGVMDFGTVDRLPGGLPQTIGEALRMTLEGDADAVYAMLCEAGFVKESIDLEPDAVLDYLLPIIEPAQADEFTFTRSWLRSQAARIADPRSPAHQLGKQLNLPPSYLLIHRVTLSTIGVLCQLGATVRLRDELESWLPGFILEYEPEDGGAEEGEAVEV